The genomic window TCTTCCAAATGATCGGCCTGGATTTCTTGCAAAATAAGTGGACGGCGTCGGAAAACTGGGCCATCCTCGCGATCGCCCTCGCCGCGATTTGGCAGCTATCCGGCTACGTGATGGCTCTCTTCCTCGCGGGCTTCCGCGGCATCTCAGAAGATCTGCGGGAGGCGTCAAAGGTCGACGGCGCGAACGGTTGGCAGACGTATCGTCACATCATCTTCCCGCAACTGACCCCCGTGGCGCTGTCGGCCGTCATTATCATCGCGCACATGTCGCTGAAATCTTTCGACCTCATCATCTCTATCACCAATCAAACCTGGTACCCCACCAAGGTTCCGGCCATCGACATGTACAACTACATGACGGTCAACGACTATTCCATGGCCGCGGCCGTGGGCACGATCCTCCTCGCAATCGTGGCGGTGTTCGTGATCCCTTACCTGATTCACGATTCGAGGGAGAACCGCCGATGAGCGCTAACGTCGTAGCAAAAGAACTCAAAGCAGCCAAGCAGGCCGAACGCAATTCGCAGGGCTTTTCCACAGCCAAGGCGATTCGCTATGTCCTGCTCATTTTCTCCCTCGCGATCGTCCTCATGCCGGTCTACGTCCTGCTCATCACCTCGTTCAAGACAGCCACCGACGCCGACCCCTCAACGACCTGGCTGCTGCCCACCGAGTGGTCGATGCAAAACTGGATCAATGCCTGGGGCTCCCTCAAGGGCGGCATCTGGCGCTCCCTGCTCCTGGTGATTCCGTCGTCGTTGATCTCGGCGATGCTGGGTTCGGCCAACGGTTTTGTGCTATCGAAGTGGCGCTTTCCCGGCTCGAACGCCGTCTTTACGCTGATCTTGTTCGGCATGTTCATCCCCTACCAGGCCGTCATGATTCCGCTCATGCGCATGGTGGTCAATTCGGGCGTAGGATTCGGTATACCCACCCTGATCTTCATGCACATCGTCTACGGCATTCCGATCTGTACGCTGATTTTCCGCAACTACTACGAGTCGATTCCCACCGAACTCATTGAGGCCGCGAAGGTGGACGGTGCCGGCATGTTGCGCACCTACTTCTCCGTTGTGCTGCCGATCTCGATCCCGTCCTTTGTGGTGGTCATCATCTGGCAGTTCACCTCCGCTTGGAACGATTTTCTCTTCGCCCTCTTCTTCGGCGGCACGTCCCAACAAGGGCCGGTGACGTTGGCGCTCAACGAGCTCGCTCACGGATCGATCATGGCCGACTACGGCGGGTCGATGGCCGGTGCGCTGCTCGCCTCGGTGCCGACCCTGATCGTCTACATTGCGCTGGGTAAGTACTTCGTGGGCGGGCTCATGTCCGGCTCGGTGAAGGGCTAAACGGCGCGGAGCGCGCTTCCCAATTTGCCGTGCACCGGCGTCGTGAAGCACGCTTAGCTGTGTGAAAAATGTAGCGACTCCGTCCAGCCCTGCGGTGGCCCGGCCCGCCCTTACCAAGCTCGCCCCGATCGGCCCGGCGTGGTTTCCGGCCGCAATGGGCACCGGCATCTTGGCTAACCTCCTGCACACTCATGCGGAGCGCCTGCCGGGGGCGGAGGCGGCCAGCGTCGTCGTTCTCGCTTTGGCCTGGGCCATCCTCATGGCCCTTGTCGTTGGCTATGTCATCCGCGTCGCCCTGTCTCGCGACGCGCTGACGATCACGCTGCGCGATTCGACCCAGACCCCGATGTGGGGCACGGTGTCCATGGGTATCCTCTCCGTAGGCTCAGCGACGGCGACGATCGTGCCTGCTCATTGGCCGCAGCTGGGCAGCTTGGCCTGGCGGATCGATTCGTACATGTGGATCCTCGGCACGTTCATCGGAATCGTCGCTGCCATTGGCTTTGCAATCAGGCTGATCGGCACGGACCTCGGCTCTCCGACGACGGTATGGGGGCTCGCCGTCGTCGGCCCGATGGTGGCGGCCACAACGGGGGCTGGCCTCGTCTCACACGTGCCACCCACGTTCCAATTTTTCCTGCTCACTATCAGCGCGGCCTGTTTCTTCCTCTCCCTGTTTCTCGGGATCGCCGTCTTTGCTAACGCCTATCATCATCACTGGCGTGTGGCACCGGTGCCGCTGGCCGCGAGCGCAAGCGCGTGGATCCCGCTGGGGATGGTCGGCCAGTCGACCGCGGCGGCGCAGTCCATCGCCGCTCAGGCGCGCCGCATGCTCGCGCCCGAATTTTCGGTCAGTGCGCAGGGCGTGGCCAATGCTTACGGCTGGTTCATGTTCGTCATTGGCGTGCCGCTGGTAGCGTGGGCGCTGGTGCTGACCGTGCGCGGTTTCCTGGGGCGAATGCCCTTTACACCCGGCTGGTGGGCGCTGACCTTCCCCATCGGCACCCTCGCGCTGGGCGCCACATTACTCTCGCACGGCACTCATATCGGCGCCTTCATGATTATCGGCGCATGTGGAACGCTCGTACTGCTGGGAACGGTGACGTTGTGCCTCATCGCCTCCGCGCTGGGGATCGCTCGCCGCGGGTTGGCCTGGTAGCACTGCCTGGTAGCACTGCCAATTTGAACCGCAGGCTAGACCTGGCCACGATAGAAGCATGATTGAGGTTATCGAAGGCGGGCGCGGGCTTGCGGCGCTGAACCGAGTTCACGACGCCGTCATGGGCGCCTTGCGCACCTGGCGCTCCGGGGGCACTCCCGTCCCGCTGTTTGTCGTTCGCCCTGGCACGGATCGGCGGGAGACCGTAGCCGAAGTATCCGGCTACGGCGTTCCAGGCGGCACCGCGCTCCTCATACGGACGTCCGGTTCGACCACCGGCACCGGCAAGATCGTCGCCATATCCTGGGAGTCGCTGACTACCTCGGCGCAGGCGACGCACCAAGCCCTAGCTGGCCCTGGCCGTTGGGCAGCTGACCTACCTTTCGAGCACATCGCCGGTTTTCAAACCGTTGTCCGCAGCGCACTGGCCGAAATCGAGGCTCTCGCAGCCGGTGCCGAACCTGAACGAGCCGCCGCCTTCCGCCCGCTATGCCTCCCACTTCACGACGCCGCCGCCACGGCGGACGCCCTCGCCGCAGGTTCGCTTACCTACGTCTCAGTCGTCCCCACACAGCTCGGGCGCATCCTCGCCGATCCCGCGCTGACCAGCGCCTTTCGCGATGCGGTTTTGCTGGTGGGCGGCGCGGGCACCCCAGCTAGCCTGCTCGAGCGCGCCCGCGCCGCCGGTCTGGTCATCCACACTTCCTACGGGATGACCGAAACGTGTGGAGGCTGCGTGTATGACGGCCGCCCGATTGGGGACACCGAGATTTTCCTCGACGGCGGCCGCATCTGCCTGCGCGGACGCGTGGTAGCCACCGGATACCTAGGCGCGGATACGGGCTTCGACCCGCCCGCCTCCGCTCGCCTGCCCGGCACACCCGCCACCCACCGCACGCGCGATGCCGGGCGGATTACCGACTCCAGCCTCGAGGTGCTCGGCCGCCTCGACGACGCGATCACCACCGGCGGCCTGACCGTCATGCCTGGTCTCATTGAGGACTCGCTGGCGCGAGCTGGCTACACCGCCGTCGTCGTCGGCGTTGCCCATCTGGAGTGGGGCGAAGCGGTGGTCGCCGTCGTCGACGACGCCGGCAGCGCGACCCAGAGTTGCGATATCACGGTCATGCGAAGCTGGGTGAAGTTAGACCTCGGGGCGGGGTGGGCGCCGTCCTACATCGTCAACAGCAGTGAGATCGGCGGCATACCACTGACGCCCTCCGGGAAAGTCAACCGCCGGGAGCTAGCCGAGACCGTCTCCACCTATCTCGGCCTGTAGAATTGCCAGAGTCGAAAGGCACAACATGGCATCCTTAAGCGATTGGCTCGAAGGGGCGCGCGTGCGCACGCTCCCCGCCGCAGTATCCCCCGTCCTGGCCGGCACCGCCGTGGCCATCTATGAGGGCGGATTTTCCCTCCCGCGCGCGCTTCTGGCCGCAGCCGTGGCGCTGTTCTTCCAAATCGGGGTAAATTTCGCCAACGACTACTCTGACGGCGTGCGCGGCACCGACGACGTGCGCACCGGCCCACCACGCCTGACCGGCGGCGGCAAGACCGCCCCGCACGTCGTCAAGGCGGTCGCCTTCGGTTTCTTTGGACTCGGCGCGCTGGCGGGCCTGGCGCTCGTCGCGCTGTCAGGGGCCTGGTGGCTGGTCGGGGCCGGGATCGCCGCAGTGATCGCGGCATGGTTTTACACAGGCGGCAAGCACCCCTACGGTTACATGGGCCTAGGCGAAGTCTTCGTCATGATTTTCTTTGGCTACATGGCCACCGTGGGGACCACCTATACGCAAACCGGCACCGCCCCCTGGATGGCGTGGGTTGCGGGAACCGGCGTCGGGCTCATCGCTTGCGCCTTGCTGATGATCAACAATATTCGAGACATCCCTACCGATTCGCGCACCGGCAAGCACACCCTCGCCGTCCGTCTGGGCGATGCGCGGGCGCGCTGGGTCTACGTCGCCATGCTGGTCGGCGCGTTCGGCGCCATTGTGGCGATTGGTATCGCACACTGGCCTACCCTCATGGGAGCCGTCGTCGTCGGCCTCGGACCGGTCGCAATCGCCCCACGAGTACTGCGCGGCGCGCAAGGTAGGGAACTGATACCCGTCCTTCGCGACACGGGATTGTTCGAACTCCTGTATGGTGTCATCTTGATGATCACGCTCAGCGCGTGAGATGTACCAGACGACCGACCAAGTAAACTAGGGTTATAGACGTGGCTCGACTTGCAATTGTTCTCTTCGCTGTGGCGCTCATCGTTTACGCGTTCATCGACTGCGCCCGTGCCGATTCCTCCCGCATGCCGGCAAAGATTTCCAAACCGGTGTGGCTGATCCTCATCGTCATCTTGCCCGTCCTCGGCGCCCTGATCTGGATCTTCTTCAAGTATCAGCACATCTTCTTCTCCGGGGCCCAAACGACCTTCGGCCCGCCACAGAACCCGTTCACGCGCGGTAAGAAGCCCGCAGGCCCCGTCGCTCCCGACGACGACCCGGAGTTCCTCGCCCGGCTCGAAGCGCGCAACCGGCGTCGTGCCTATGAAGAACGCCTGCGCGCGGAAGGCCGTTTGCCGGAGGAAGACGACAAGAAGAAAGACGAAGACGACGCCGACGAAGGCGGCCTATACGGCCACCGCTAAGCCAGCTCTGTAGCTGCAGAGGTACCGGGCACCATGTCGCTAGCCTGACGGAGCAGATGCCCCACCGGCTCCCAGTAATCGAGGGCCAGTAATTGCTTGCCTGCGAACGTCAACGACGTGACGGAGGCCAGCGAGCACTCGCGCCTGCGCGGATCTGAGGCGATAGTTTTGCGTTCGACGAAGCGGCGCATGGTCCAGATGGGCAGCTGATGGGAGACGAGGACGGCTTCTCCCCCACGCGCCTTGTCAATAGCGTAGGAGATCGCACGAGACATGCGCTCAATCACCTGCGTATAGGGTTCGCCCCAGGAGGGCTCGAAGGGGTTGAGGTACCACGCCCAGTAGCGCGGGTGAGCCAGGATCCAGCGGTTTTTGTTCACTGGCACGCCCTCGAATTTGTTGTCCGCTTCAATGAGCCGCGGATCTGTGGCGACCTCGAGTCCGAAAACCTGCGCGGTCGGGGTTGCGGTTTCGATGGCGCGTTCAAGCGGAGAAGCCATCACGTAACGCACATCATGCTCAGCAAAGGCTTGGCCGAGCTCGCTGGCCATCTTGTGCCCGAGCTCAGAAAGGTGATAGCCCGGGCGGCGCCCGTAAAGCACAGCATCAGGGTTATAGACTTCTCCGTGCCGAACGAGGTGAACCGTAGTGATATCCATGGACACTATTGTGCCACGGGCACCTCAATCGGGCCGGTGATCCTGGTGAAAAGCTCTCCCAGAGCGAGAAATTCCTCAGTCGTGAAACGGGAGACCATGTTCCTGCGCACGGACTCCACGTGCATTGGCGCGGCCTTTTCGAGCTTGGCGTAGCCCTTATCGGTGAGCTGGCAGATAATTCCGCGCCGGTCCTGCGGGCACCGCGTGCGACACACATATCCGATCTCCTCCAGGCGTTTGACCGTGTGGGTGAGCCGGGAGCGCGAGTGGACGAGATTGTCTGCGAGAGTGGACATGCGAAGCATACGGTCTGGGGACTCTGACAGCCGAACCAGCACCTCATACTCGTTGAGGGTCAAACCTGAATCGTTGACCATGTCCTGGTTAATGGCCTCCAGGATACGCGCCTGGCCAGTCAAGAATGCCCGCCAGGCTACCTGCTCGGAGTGGTTTAGCCAGTTCACCATATGCCTGAACCTTTCATTTAATATTAAACGCTTGTAGCATAGCAGTCCTCCCCTCTCCGCAGCAGCTTCCGGTCACTCAACAAGCCGCACACCTAACAGGACTGCGGAGCAATCGGGCCACATACGCAGGAGTTCAATGCTCAATAATACGCGTGTAAGCTTGGGTTTTCGCCCTAGGGCGCGAGCAAGCCGGGGTCTTTGAAGTGCGCATCCGCAGGCTTTGTTTAACCCGCAGGTCGGTGCTCGCTTTCCGCATTCCGACAGTTCTTTTGAATATTTGGGCTGCCTCGCGACAGTTCTTTTGATAATACCGGCCACCGATTCATATATGGGCCTGGTGGAGGCTATATTCATGTTTTGTGTCGGGCACTCCGCTGCCGTGCCCCGTCGAAACCCTACTAAGCTGATCGCCGAGGTATTTGTCAACCTGTTGTGAATCAGTTTGGTGGTTTGTGATTGATTCCGGGGTGTTGGTTGCCTGGGCTGGGGTGTTTGGGCTGGAGGTGTTTGGCCGGCGCTGCGGTAAAATGCTTGGCGCCGTAGTAATCTGCAGCAGATTAGTACCGCGCCAGGCAGCTTAACGGTTTCGGCAAGCCCACCCGGAAGGGCCGGACCTCCGGGCAGGCGCGCTGTCAGCCAGCCGGGCGCCCTGTCGGCAGGCCGGGTGCCCGGCATAAAACATGAATATAGCCTCCACCAGGCCCATATATGAATCGGTGGCCGGTATTATCAAAAGAACTGTCGCGAGGCAGCCCAAATATTCAAAAGAACTGTCGGAATGCGGAAAGCGAGCACCGACTTGCGGGTTAAACAAAGCCTACCCCTGAGCCCACCTCAACCCCGGCAGCTCAAGAACCCCGAATTCCCCGCACCCAACAACAAAAGTGACCTCATACTGACCCACAACAAGGCTGACACACAGGGCAGAAAGCATTCTAATAGAGTGCCGGTGGAACGTGGGAAACGGCGCAACACCCCGCGCGCAACGCTTTTTCTGTTAACCCACCGCCGAGCTATCCGCAAGCCCCTGGCCGTCGTAAAAAGAACCGGCTCCGCACGGAACCGGTTCGCGTAAATCAGAAACCCCGACTTACTTCTTGTTACGACGCTGATGGCGCGTCTTACGAAGGAGCTTGCGGTGCTTCTTCTTCGACATCCGCTTACGACGCTTCTTAATTACGGAACCCATAGGTTACCTCCGATCGGTTTGGCCGAGTCTCATACAACTTGAAAAGTCTACAGCAGACGAGAAAAACTCAAAAATGACTCAGGCGCCTGCAATCTGCGTTTGATCCATCCCGCCCGACAGCAGATTGTCCACGGCAGACTTCGGTACGCGATAAGAATTGCCCACTCGGACGGCCGGGAGCTCACCTGAGTGAACCATCCTGTACACCGTCATGCGCGAAACGCGCGCCAACTCGGCAACTTCAGCCACAGTGAAGAACTGTGGCACCGAGGGTGGAAATTGCGCCATCCGTGACCGTCCTTGTATCCCTGTGCGGGGCTTGTCGAGTATACGTGGGCAATCCGCCCGAAGAACTTCACTTCTTACCTTACCCGATTTTCCCACCCACAACACCTTTCATCCGCAACATGTAGGGAAATTCCTTTTCGCAAGCGATAGTCCAGGTGCTTTGTGTGGCACGATGGTGTTAGGCCCAAGTTGAAATGAGGGGGTGACATGGCGCTAGAACCGTTTCAGGTCAAGGTAGCTCGGCGTGGCAGTTCTATCCGTGACCGGGTCGATCACTTCGCTAGACATTCGCCGGCACGCTTGGCACTCATCGTCTTCGCCATCATTATCCTCCTCATCACCTCCCTGCTGCTCATGCCATTCGCTAAAGCCGGGCCAGGAAGCGCCACTTTCCTTGAGGCGCTCTTCACAGCGACATCCGCCGTCTGTGTGACCGGTTTGACTGTGGTGGATACCGCTAGCCACTGGACGAGCTTCGGGCACGTCGTCATCGCTATCGGTATTCAGATCGGCGGCCTCGGCGTCATGACGCTCGCCTCGATTCTCGGCCTGGCCGTCTCGCGCCACATCGGCTTAACCCAACGCATCCTGGCGGCCACGGAGACGAAATCGCGTCTTGGCGACGTCGGCGGCCTCCTGCAAGCCGTCCTCATCACCTCCTTGACGGTCGAGGCGATCCTCGCCGTTGTGCTCTTCCCCTCGGTCATGGCGGTGGAGGGCACGTTCCTCGGTGCCTTGGGCCACTCAATCTTCATGTCCCTATCGACTTTCAACAATGCCGGTTTTCTCATCACCAAAGCAGGGTTGACGCCCTTCGTCGGCAACTGGGCAATCAGCCTGCCGATCATCTTCGGCACGATGGCTGGGGCTATTGGCTTTCCGGTTATTCTCAACATCTCCCGCAATCTGCGCTCGCCAAAGCGGTGGTCTTTGCATACCAAGCTCACGCTCGTCGTGTACGCGGCTCTGTGGGCGAGCGCAGTACTCCTCATCGGGGCCTTCGAGTGGAATGGCGCCTTTGCTGGGCTGGCCACCGACGAGCGTATCCTCGCCTCGCTTTTCCAAGGCACGACGCCGCGCTCATCCGGCCTGTCTACCGTGGACATCGGTTCGATGTCAGAGTCGACGTGGTTCATCATCGACATCCTCATGTTTATCGGTGCTGGCTCGGCGTCGACGGGCGGAGGTATTAAGGTCACGACCTTCGCCGTCCTCTTCCTCGCCATTATGGCCGAGGCTCGCGGCGATCGCGACACCGAAGCTTTTGGCAAACGCATCCCGCCGGACGTCATTCGACTAGCTATTTCTGCCGCCTTCCTAGGGGCGTTCCTCGTCGGGATCTCCACGCTCATCATCTTGCAAATCTCCGATCTGCCGCTGTCACGAGTTCTATTCGACGTGATTTCCGCGTTTGCCACCTGTGGCCTGTCGACGGGTATCACCCCCATGCTGCCGGATTCGGCCAAGGTTATCCTCGTGATCTTGATGTACTTGGGGCGCATCGGCACGATGACGTTCGCGGCTGCCCTCGCCCTGCGTTCGCGTCGACGCGTCATTCGGCTTCCCGAGGACAGGCCGATTATTGGCTAATATGTCAATAGAAAGGGGTCAGCATGCCCAATAGGTATATGGACAACGCCACGCTCGTCATTGGGTTGGGGCGCTTCGGTTCCGCCATCGCCGTCACGCTCGACAAGCTGGATAAGGAAGTGCTTGCGGTTGAGGCGAATGCTGACCTGGCACAGCAGTGGAGCCATCGCTTCCGCGTGGTGGAATCTGACGCCCGATCCGCCGAGGCGCTGCATCAGCTCGGGGCGGAGGACTTCGATGTGGCCGTGGTCGGCGTCGGCGCGCTCGAGGCGTCTGTGCTCATCACGGCCAACCTCGTCGACCTTGGCATCAAGGACATTTGGGCCAAAGCCACCTCGCGTGAGCACGGCACGATCCTTAAGCGCATCGGCGCTCACCACGTGGTCTATCCGGAGTACGACGCCGGTCAGCGCGTTGCGCACATGCTTTCGGGGCGCATGCTCGACTACATTGACATGGAAGACCAGTTCACGATTGTGAAGATGATCCCGCCGCGCGATTTGGTGGGCTTTTCCTTGGCCGAGTCGAACGTGCGTGAGCGCTTTGGCGTGACGGTGATTGGCGTCAAGTCACCCGGCCAGCCTTTCGAGTATGCCACCCCACAGACGACGATCGGCAACGGGGATGTGCTGATCGTATCGGGCGAGCCGTCGCTATTGGAGGCGTTCGCAAACAGATTTGTCGGACGGCGGCGCTAGCCTTGTTCTATGGCGAAAAATCAAACATTTCAGTGCCGTGAGTGCGGCTGGAGCACTGTCAAATGGGTGGGTCGTTGTGGCCAATGTCAGGCGTGGGGCACGATCGAGGAGTCGGCTCATGGAGTGGCCAAGGTCTCACCACTGACCCCGCGCTCGCCCGCGCAGCCGATCACGGAGGTGTCCACGCAGGCCTCGGTCAAATCGCCTACGGGGGTAGCTGAGCTCGATCGCGTGCTCGGCGGCGGGATCGTGCCGGGCGTCGTGATCTTGCTCGCCGGTGAACCGGGGGTTGGAAAGTCCACGCTTCTGCTGGACGTAGCGGCGAAAGCCGCCGCTGAGGCGGCTCAGGCTGGGCGTAACCCCGTGCTGTATGTGACAGGCGAAGAGTCAGCCTCCCAGGTGCGTTCGCGCGCCGAGCGCATTGGCGCGCTGCACCCACACCTGTTGCTCGCCGCTGAAGCGGATCTGGCTAAAATCCTTGGCCATGTCGATGCCGTGCGGCCTTCGCTTCTGATAGTTGACTCGGTGCAGACCGTCGCCGATCCGAAGATGGAGGGCAGCGCGGGCGGCGTCGCACAGGTGCGTGCGATCACCTCGGCCCTGGTCACTACGGCCAAGGCCGCGGATCTGCCGATCGTCCTCGTCGGGCACGTGACTAAGGATGGCTCCATCGCTGGCCCGCGCGCGCTAGAGCATCTGGTCGACGTCGTGTGCCAGTTCGAGGGCGATCGTCATTCGCGCCTACGGCTCGTGCGGGCGGTGAAGAATCGTTACGGCGCCACAGATGAGGTGGGCTGTTTCGAGCTGGTAGATTCCGGCATTAACGGGCTCGCCGATCCGTCGGGCCTGTTCCTGTCCGCCCGCGATCTGACGGTTCCGGGCACGTGCGTGACAGTCACGCTCGAGGGGCGCCGCCCTATGCCCGTGGAAGTTCAGGCGCTGTCGGTGCCCGCGGCGGGTCCCCCACGGCGAACGACGTCGGGCGTAGACAGCTCGCGTGTGGCGATGATGCTCGCCGTGCTGCAGTCACGGCTGGGCGTGCAGTTTGAGCGTAACGACATCTTCGTGTCCACCGTAGGCGGAGCACGCGCTTCGGAGCCTGCGGTGGATGTGGCGATCGCGCTGGCTCTCGCTTCGACGGCGCTAGATCTTCCCCTCGCTCCGGGCGTCATCGCGGTTGGGGAGGTCTCCCTCACGGGTGAGCTACGCCCGGTGGTAGGGCTGCAGCGTCGGCTAAACGAGGCAGCTCGGCTTGGATTCCACACGGCGCTTGTACCGGCCACGGCCGAGGTGAGCCCGCCAGCGGGTATGCGTGTGCGCGCAGTGGCAGACGTGAAGAGCGCGGCATGTACGGTGTTGCCGTTAGAACCGGAGCGTTAGCCAAACGTGGCAAGCAGCCGGTGAGAAAGCTAGGGCGCTTTGGTGCTTTCCGGCTCGCCGGTGTTCGCAGGCTTGGGCGCCGTTGCCTGGCGGAGTTCGAAAATGGCGCCCGATTCGAGTATCGGCTCTGTGCCGATGAAGACGCGTGCGACGTACGTGCCAGCACCGGCCGGACTAGTGCCTGTGCAATTGGGACCGACGTTGATACCGTTCCACGGTAACTCTTGGGTGGTCGTCATCCCAGTATCGAGAAGGAGAAGCTTATTGGCTGGCCCCGTCTTACAGACTTGGCTGTCGTATACCGTGTGATCGCCAGAAGTCAGTTGGAGACGGAGCTCGGAGGCATCGAAATAGCAGGGCTTTTCGCCCCGATTCTTGATCGATGTCGCGACCTTGATCGGCTTACCGGCGGTGCGGCCGGCCACTTCAGCGCTCGCCGTCAGCTCCGACGGCGTACAGGCCACAGGCTCGAACTGAGCCACCGGATTTACTGGGGTGGAGTGTGTTTCTATTTTCGTCAGAGCGTATTTGATGACGAAGATGACTGCGGCAACGGCGAGCAGACCGGCGACGCCAAGAGCCAGGAGCCTGCGCCGAAAGCGGCTGCGTTCCAGATCCCGCCTCGCGGGGCGCTTGCTCGGCCGCGACTGAGTCGGCCGCCGGTTTGGCGGATTGCCCGCCACGCGCTGTTGGCCGCCTTGCCGTTGGCCGGCTCGGCGGACGGTCGATTTCTTCCCGGCTCGCTGAGCAGGCACGCGCTCGCCGCCTCGAGATACTGGCTTGCGCCCGCGCTGGGTTTGTGCGCCCGGCCTTTGGGCGGGCTTGCCAGAACCGCGTTTGGGAGTTTCGTTCACGTCTTTACCGTAACGGTATTCCCCACCCGCGAGAGCGATGCGCGCCGATGACCACTATAGTGAGGCAAGTGGCACCCGAACCTAGACTGGCCTTTCAG from Trueperella pyogenes includes these protein-coding regions:
- a CDS encoding carbohydrate ABC transporter permease, with amino-acid sequence MSANVVAKELKAAKQAERNSQGFSTAKAIRYVLLIFSLAIVLMPVYVLLITSFKTATDADPSTTWLLPTEWSMQNWINAWGSLKGGIWRSLLLVIPSSLISAMLGSANGFVLSKWRFPGSNAVFTLILFGMFIPYQAVMIPLMRMVVNSGVGFGIPTLIFMHIVYGIPICTLIFRNYYESIPTELIEAAKVDGAGMLRTYFSVVLPISIPSFVVVIIWQFTSAWNDFLFALFFGGTSQQGPVTLALNELAHGSIMADYGGSMAGALLASVPTLIVYIALGKYFVGGLMSGSVKG
- a CDS encoding TDT family transporter, producing the protein MKNVATPSSPAVARPALTKLAPIGPAWFPAAMGTGILANLLHTHAERLPGAEAASVVVLALAWAILMALVVGYVIRVALSRDALTITLRDSTQTPMWGTVSMGILSVGSATATIVPAHWPQLGSLAWRIDSYMWILGTFIGIVAAIGFAIRLIGTDLGSPTTVWGLAVVGPMVAATTGAGLVSHVPPTFQFFLLTISAACFFLSLFLGIAVFANAYHHHWRVAPVPLAASASAWIPLGMVGQSTAAAQSIAAQARRMLAPEFSVSAQGVANAYGWFMFVIGVPLVAWALVLTVRGFLGRMPFTPGWWALTFPIGTLALGATLLSHGTHIGAFMIIGACGTLVLLGTVTLCLIASALGIARRGLAW
- a CDS encoding AMP-binding protein; its protein translation is MIEVIEGGRGLAALNRVHDAVMGALRTWRSGGTPVPLFVVRPGTDRRETVAEVSGYGVPGGTALLIRTSGSTTGTGKIVAISWESLTTSAQATHQALAGPGRWAADLPFEHIAGFQTVVRSALAEIEALAAGAEPERAAAFRPLCLPLHDAAATADALAAGSLTYVSVVPTQLGRILADPALTSAFRDAVLLVGGAGTPASLLERARAAGLVIHTSYGMTETCGGCVYDGRPIGDTEIFLDGGRICLRGRVVATGYLGADTGFDPPASARLPGTPATHRTRDAGRITDSSLEVLGRLDDAITTGGLTVMPGLIEDSLARAGYTAVVVGVAHLEWGEAVVAVVDDAGSATQSCDITVMRSWVKLDLGAGWAPSYIVNSSEIGGIPLTPSGKVNRRELAETVSTYLGL
- a CDS encoding 1,4-dihydroxy-2-naphthoate polyprenyltransferase, whose amino-acid sequence is MASLSDWLEGARVRTLPAAVSPVLAGTAVAIYEGGFSLPRALLAAAVALFFQIGVNFANDYSDGVRGTDDVRTGPPRLTGGGKTAPHVVKAVAFGFFGLGALAGLALVALSGAWWLVGAGIAAVIAAWFYTGGKHPYGYMGLGEVFVMIFFGYMATVGTTYTQTGTAPWMAWVAGTGVGLIACALLMINNIRDIPTDSRTGKHTLAVRLGDARARWVYVAMLVGAFGAIVAIGIAHWPTLMGAVVVGLGPVAIAPRVLRGAQGRELIPVLRDTGLFELLYGVILMITLSA
- a CDS encoding PLD nuclease N-terminal domain-containing protein, yielding MARLAIVLFAVALIVYAFIDCARADSSRMPAKISKPVWLILIVILPVLGALIWIFFKYQHIFFSGAQTTFGPPQNPFTRGKKPAGPVAPDDDPEFLARLEARNRRRAYEERLRAEGRLPEEDDKKKDEDDADEGGLYGHR
- a CDS encoding histidine phosphatase family protein, with the protein product MDITTVHLVRHGEVYNPDAVLYGRRPGYHLSELGHKMASELGQAFAEHDVRYVMASPLERAIETATPTAQVFGLEVATDPRLIEADNKFEGVPVNKNRWILAHPRYWAWYLNPFEPSWGEPYTQVIERMSRAISYAIDKARGGEAVLVSHQLPIWTMRRFVERKTIASDPRRRECSLASVTSLTFAGKQLLALDYWEPVGHLLRQASDMVPGTSAATELA
- a CDS encoding MarR family winged helix-turn-helix transcriptional regulator; translated protein: MVNWLNHSEQVAWRAFLTGQARILEAINQDMVNDSGLTLNEYEVLVRLSESPDRMLRMSTLADNLVHSRSRLTHTVKRLEEIGYVCRTRCPQDRRGIICQLTDKGYAKLEKAAPMHVESVRRNMVSRFTTEEFLALGELFTRITGPIEVPVAQ
- a CDS encoding 30S ribosomal protein bS22, with the translated sequence MGSVIKKRRKRMSKKKHRKLLRKTRHQRRNKK
- a CDS encoding helix-turn-helix domain-containing protein translates to MAQFPPSVPQFFTVAEVAELARVSRMTVYRMVHSGELPAVRVGNSYRVPKSAVDNLLSGGMDQTQIAGA
- a CDS encoding TrkH family potassium uptake protein, with the translated sequence MALEPFQVKVARRGSSIRDRVDHFARHSPARLALIVFAIIILLITSLLLMPFAKAGPGSATFLEALFTATSAVCVTGLTVVDTASHWTSFGHVVIAIGIQIGGLGVMTLASILGLAVSRHIGLTQRILAATETKSRLGDVGGLLQAVLITSLTVEAILAVVLFPSVMAVEGTFLGALGHSIFMSLSTFNNAGFLITKAGLTPFVGNWAISLPIIFGTMAGAIGFPVILNISRNLRSPKRWSLHTKLTLVVYAALWASAVLLIGAFEWNGAFAGLATDERILASLFQGTTPRSSGLSTVDIGSMSESTWFIIDILMFIGAGSASTGGGIKVTTFAVLFLAIMAEARGDRDTEAFGKRIPPDVIRLAISAAFLGAFLVGISTLIILQISDLPLSRVLFDVISAFATCGLSTGITPMLPDSAKVILVILMYLGRIGTMTFAAALALRSRRRVIRLPEDRPIIG
- a CDS encoding potassium channel family protein, whose translation is MPNRYMDNATLVIGLGRFGSAIAVTLDKLDKEVLAVEANADLAQQWSHRFRVVESDARSAEALHQLGAEDFDVAVVGVGALEASVLITANLVDLGIKDIWAKATSREHGTILKRIGAHHVVYPEYDAGQRVAHMLSGRMLDYIDMEDQFTIVKMIPPRDLVGFSLAESNVRERFGVTVIGVKSPGQPFEYATPQTTIGNGDVLIVSGEPSLLEAFANRFVGRRR